The Streptomyces sp. HUAS MG91 sequence TAGAACGGCTCGGCGATCCGGTCGGAGACGATGGCCGCACCGATCGGGGAGTAGCCGGACGTCATGCCCTTGGCGCAGGTGATGATGTCGGGCACGTAGCCGAACTTGTCACAGGCGAACATCGTGCCGAGACGGCCGAAGGCGCAGATGACCTCGTCGGAGACGAGCAGCACGTCGTACTGGTCGCAGATCTCGCGCACGCGCTGGAAGTAGCCGGGCGGCGGCGGGAAGCAGCCGCCGGCGTTCTGCACCGGCTCCAGGAAGACGGCCGCGACCGTCTCCGGGCCCTCGAACAGGATCTCCTGCTCGATCTGGTCGGCGGCCCAGCGGCCGAAGGCCTCCGGGTCGTCGCCGTGGATCGGGGCGCGGTAGATGTTCGTGTTCGGCACCTTGTGCGCGCCCGGGACGAGCGGCTCGAAGGGGGCCTTGAGGGCCGGCAGACCGGTGATGGACAGGGCGCCCTGCGGGGTGCCGTGGTAGGCGACCGCGCGCGAGATGACCTTGTACTTCGTGTGGTTGCCGTTGAGCTTGTGGTACTGCTTCGCCAGCTTCCACGCGGTCTCGACGGCCTCGCCGCCACCGGTGGTGAAGAAGACCTTGTTGAGGTCGCCCGGAGCGTGGTGGGCCAGGCGCTCGGCCAGCTCCACGGCCTTGGGGTGGGCGTACGACCAGATCGGGAAGAAGGCCAGCTCGGCGGCCTGCTTGGCGGCGACCTCGGCGAGCTCCCGGCGGCCGTGGCCGGCCTGGACCACGAACAGGCCCGCGAGGCCGTCGAGGTACTTCTTGCCCTTGTCGTCGTAGATGTAGGTGCCCTCGCCACGCACGATGGTGGGAACGGGCGCGTTCTCGTACGACGACATGCGGGTGAAGTGCATCCACAGGTGGTCGTACGCGCTCTGGCTGAGGTCCTTGGTGCTCACGGCTATCGGGTTCCCCACATATAGGTCTGCTTCTTGAGCTTGAGGTAGACGAAGCTCTCGGTGGAGCGCACTCCGGGCAGGGCCCGGATGCGTTTGTTGATGACGTCCAGAAGGTGGTCGTCGTCCTCGCAGACGACCTCCACCATCAGGTCGAACGAGCCCGCGGTCATCACGACGTACTCGCATTCCGGCATGGCCGTCAGCGCATCCGCCACGGGATCCAGGTCGCCCTCGACGTTGATGCCGACCATCGCCTGGCGCCGGAATCCCACGGTGAGCGGGTCGGTGACGGCGACGATCTGCATCACGCCCTGGTCGAGCAGCTTCTGGACGCGCTGGCGGACGGCTGCCTCGGACAGGCCCACGGCCTTGCCGATGGCGGCGTACGGACGCCTGCCGTCCTCCTGGAGCTGCTCGATGATGGCGAGGGAGACGGTGTCCAGCGACGGAGCGCCGCTGCCGTTCTTCGAACTGGATCCCTTGGGGTCTGCGCTGCGACTGGCCACGACTTCACTGTGCATGAGAGCTCGTCGTTTTCGCAACCCCGGATCGATGAAATTCGTTGTTTACGTCATCGATACTCACGGATTTCGTAGGTCCGGGGTGGCGGGGGGTGTCGAAAACGTCGGTGAACGGATTAGGGTGGGTGTCTCAAGCCTTGGACAAGCTACTCAGGAGGGCCGGCAGTGAGCACCAGTGAGCTGCGTCGTCTGCGGAACTACATCGACGGTGAGTTCCGGGACGCCGCCGACGGACGGACCACCGAGGTGGTCAACCCGGCGACCGGCGAGGCGTACGCGACCGCGCCGCTGTCCGGGCAGGCCGACATCGACGCCGCCATGGCCGCCGCCGAGGCCGCCTTCCCGGCCTGGCGCGACCTGACCCCGGGCGAGCGCCAGCGCTACCTCCTCAAGATCGCCGACGCGTTCGAGGAGCGGGCCGAGGACCTCATCGCCGCCGAGGTGGAGAACACGGGCAAGCCGATCGGGCTCACCCGCTCCGAAGAGATCCCGCCTATGGTCGACCAGATCCGCTTCTTCGCGGGCGCCGCGCGCATGCTGGAGGGCCGCTCCGCGGGCGAGTACATGGAGGGTCTGACCTCCATCATCCGCCGCGAGCCGATCGGCGTCTGCGCCCAGGTCGCGCCCTGGAACTACCCGATGATGATGGCCGTGTGGAAGTTCGCCCCGGCCCTCGCCGCGGGCAACACGGTCGTGCTGAAGCCGTCGGACACCACCCCGGCCTCGACCGTCCTGTTCGCCGAGATCATCGGCTCCATCGTCCCCAAGGGCGTCTTCAACGTCGTGTGCGGCGACCGCGACACGGGCCGCCTCATGGTCGAGCACCCGACCCCGGCCATGGCCTCCATCACGGGCTCCGTGCGCGCCGGCATGGCCGTCGCCGAGTCCGCCTCCAAGGACCTCAAGCGGGTCCACCTGGAGCTGGGCGGCAAGGCCCCGGTCGTCGTCTTCGAGGACGCCGACATCGCCAAGGC is a genomic window containing:
- a CDS encoding aspartate aminotransferase family protein; this translates as MGNPIAVSTKDLSQSAYDHLWMHFTRMSSYENAPVPTIVRGEGTYIYDDKGKKYLDGLAGLFVVQAGHGRRELAEVAAKQAAELAFFPIWSYAHPKAVELAERLAHHAPGDLNKVFFTTGGGEAVETAWKLAKQYHKLNGNHTKYKVISRAVAYHGTPQGALSITGLPALKAPFEPLVPGAHKVPNTNIYRAPIHGDDPEAFGRWAADQIEQEILFEGPETVAAVFLEPVQNAGGCFPPPPGYFQRVREICDQYDVLLVSDEVICAFGRLGTMFACDKFGYVPDIITCAKGMTSGYSPIGAAIVSDRIAEPFYKGDNTFLHGYTFGGHPVSAAVGLANLDIFEREGLNQHVLDNEANFLNTLQKLNDLPIVGDVRGNGFFYGIELVKDKATKESFTDEESERILYGYVSKKLFEYGLYCRADDRGDPVIQLSPPLISDQSTFDEIEGIIRQVLTEAWTKI
- a CDS encoding Lrp/AsnC family transcriptional regulator, with the protein product MHSEVVASRSADPKGSSSKNGSGAPSLDTVSLAIIEQLQEDGRRPYAAIGKAVGLSEAAVRQRVQKLLDQGVMQIVAVTDPLTVGFRRQAMVGINVEGDLDPVADALTAMPECEYVVMTAGSFDLMVEVVCEDDDHLLDVINKRIRALPGVRSTESFVYLKLKKQTYMWGTR
- a CDS encoding gamma-aminobutyraldehyde dehydrogenase, which codes for MSTSELRRLRNYIDGEFRDAADGRTTEVVNPATGEAYATAPLSGQADIDAAMAAAEAAFPAWRDLTPGERQRYLLKIADAFEERAEDLIAAEVENTGKPIGLTRSEEIPPMVDQIRFFAGAARMLEGRSAGEYMEGLTSIIRREPIGVCAQVAPWNYPMMMAVWKFAPALAAGNTVVLKPSDTTPASTVLFAEIIGSIVPKGVFNVVCGDRDTGRLMVEHPTPAMASITGSVRAGMAVAESASKDLKRVHLELGGKAPVVVFEDADIAKAAEGIAEAGYFNAGQDCTAATRVLVHESVHDEFVTALAKIAAETKTGQPDDEDVLYGPLNNPNQLKQVSGFIERLPAHAKVEAGGHRVGDKGYFYAATVVSGLKQDDEIIQNEVFGPVITVQSFTDEEQAVSYANGVDYALASSVWTKDHGRAMRMSKVLDFGCVWINTHIPLVAEMPHGGFKKSGYGKDLSGYGFEDYTRIKHVMTSLDA